The Pseudomonas triclosanedens genome has a window encoding:
- the pcaQ gene encoding pca operon transcription factor PcaQ, with amino-acid sequence MNIDSRIKFRHLVCFLEVARQGSLARAADRLAVSQPAISKTLKELEDLLAASLFERGKSGASLTEAGVAFLRYAGPCVQALRDGVNSLRGGEYASSTVRLGALSTVESLLMPEVVRRLHERHPALVVSVTGGPSAHLLSQLRVGDLDLVIGRMTESPQIQGLAFEHLYSESMTLVARAGHPLAERPLSPSALEDWPLVLPSAGTTIRKSADSLLVQSDLGQPRRRLETLSTVLARRYVLSSDALWIAPLDSVRLDLRSGEMVELPLDVQEPGGSVGVCSNSTLPLSLGAHWCLEVLREVGEAYREGTYP; translated from the coding sequence ATGAATATCGATTCGCGTATCAAGTTCCGCCACCTGGTGTGTTTCCTGGAAGTCGCGCGGCAGGGCAGCCTGGCCCGCGCGGCGGACCGCCTGGCGGTGAGCCAGCCGGCAATCTCGAAGACGCTCAAGGAGCTGGAAGACTTGCTCGCTGCCAGCCTGTTCGAGCGCGGCAAGAGCGGCGCCAGCCTGACCGAGGCGGGCGTTGCCTTCCTGCGCTACGCCGGGCCGTGCGTGCAGGCGCTGCGAGACGGTGTGAACAGCCTGCGCGGCGGTGAATATGCGTCCAGTACGGTGCGTCTTGGGGCGCTTTCCACCGTGGAAAGCCTGCTGATGCCGGAGGTGGTGCGACGTCTGCACGAGCGGCATCCGGCGCTGGTGGTGAGCGTGACGGGCGGGCCGAGTGCGCATCTGCTGTCGCAGTTGCGGGTTGGCGACCTGGACCTGGTCATCGGCCGCATGACCGAGAGTCCGCAGATCCAGGGGCTGGCTTTCGAGCACCTCTATAGCGAGTCGATGACGCTGGTGGCCCGCGCCGGTCACCCACTGGCCGAACGTCCGCTATCGCCTTCGGCGCTGGAGGACTGGCCGCTGGTGCTTCCTTCGGCGGGTACCACCATTCGCAAGTCCGCCGACAGCCTGCTGGTGCAGAGCGACCTGGGCCAGCCTCGGCGGCGCCTGGAAACGCTCTCCACCGTGCTCGCCCGGCGTTACGTGTTGAGCAGCGATGCGCTGTGGATCGCGCCACTGGATTCGGTGCGCCTGGACCTGCGCAGCGGCGAGATGGTCGAGCTGCCGCTGGACGTGCAGGAACCGGGCGGTTCGGTAGGCGTGTGCAGCAACTCGACGCTGCCGCTGTCGCTGGGCGCGCATTGGTGTCTGGAGGTGCTGCGCGAGGTGGGCGAGGCGTATCGCGAGGGTACTTATCCATAA
- the pcaG gene encoding protocatechuate 3,4-dioxygenase subunit alpha gives MPIELLPETPSQTAGPYVHIGLALAAAGNPARDQEIWSEMAKPGAPGEHILLVGSVYDGNGHLIRDSFLELWQADHRGVYDSAFDLEKPFNGFGRTATTFDAGEWQVRTIKPGVVKNAAGVPMAPHINVSLFARGINIHLQTRLYFDDEAQANAQDPVLNLIEQPERRQTLIAKRCEVDGKLAYRFDIRVQGDAETVFFDF, from the coding sequence ATGCCTATCGAACTACTGCCGGAAACTCCCTCGCAGACGGCTGGCCCCTATGTACACATCGGCCTTGCGCTGGCCGCCGCTGGCAACCCGGCCCGCGACCAGGAAATCTGGAGCGAGATGGCCAAGCCTGGCGCGCCGGGCGAGCACATTCTGCTGGTCGGCAGCGTCTACGACGGTAATGGCCACCTGATCCGCGATTCCTTCCTGGAGTTGTGGCAGGCCGATCACCGGGGCGTGTACGACAGTGCCTTCGACCTGGAAAAGCCATTCAACGGCTTCGGCCGCACGGCGACCACCTTCGACGCCGGCGAGTGGCAGGTGCGTACCATCAAGCCCGGCGTGGTGAAGAACGCCGCCGGCGTGCCGATGGCGCCGCATATCAACGTGTCGCTGTTCGCCCGCGGTATCAACATCCACTTGCAGACGCGTCTGTACTTCGACGACGAGGCCCAGGCCAACGCGCAGGACCCGGTGCTGAACCTGATCGAACAGCCCGAACGTCGGCAGACGCTGATCGCGAAGCGTTGCGAGGTGGACGGAAAGCTCGCTTACCGCTTTGATATCCGCGTCCAGGGTGATGCTGAAACGGTGTTCTTTGATTTTTGA
- the pcaH gene encoding protocatechuate 3,4-dioxygenase subunit beta, giving the protein MSDAENSRFVIRDRNWHPKGLTPDYKTSITRSPRQALVSIPQSISETSGPDFSHLKMGEHDNDLLLNFNHGGLPIGERILVCGRVMDQYGKPVPHTLVEMWQANAGGRYRHKNDRYLAPLDPNFGGVGRALTDSEGRYCFRTVKPGPYPWRNGPNDWRPAHIHFSISGPSISTRLITQLYFEGDPLIPKCPIVKSIANPDAVQTLIARLDLSNANPMDCLAYRFDIVLRGQRQTHFENR; this is encoded by the coding sequence ATGTCCGACGCGGAAAACAGCCGCTTCGTCATTCGCGACCGAAACTGGCACCCCAAGGGGCTTACGCCCGACTACAAGACTTCCATTACACGCTCGCCGCGCCAGGCGTTGGTGAGCATTCCCCAGTCGATCTCCGAAACCAGCGGCCCGGACTTCTCGCACCTGAAAATGGGCGAGCACGACAACGACCTGCTACTGAACTTCAACCACGGCGGCTTGCCCATCGGCGAGCGGATCCTCGTCTGCGGCCGGGTCATGGACCAGTATGGCAAGCCCGTGCCGCATACCCTGGTGGAAATGTGGCAGGCCAACGCCGGCGGCCGCTACCGTCACAAGAACGACCGCTATCTGGCGCCGCTGGACCCTAACTTCGGTGGCGTTGGACGTGCGCTGACCGACAGCGAGGGGCGCTATTGCTTCCGCACCGTGAAGCCCGGCCCGTACCCGTGGCGCAACGGCCCCAACGACTGGCGCCCGGCGCATATCCATTTCTCCATCAGCGGGCCGTCGATCTCCACCCGGCTGATCACCCAGTTGTATTTCGAGGGCGATCCGCTGATTCCGAAGTGCCCCATCGTCAAGTCGATCGCCAACCCGGACGCTGTCCAGACGCTGATCGCCCGTCTCGACTTGAGCAACGCCAACCCGATGGATTGCCTGGCCTATCGCTTCGACATCGTGTTGCGCGGCCAGCGCCAGACCCACTTCGAGAATCGCTGA
- a CDS encoding RNA 2'-phosphotransferase, whose product MGQWAVALTCGVIPPGDRITARLAASRIHPPPRKDRNEHERKSIGKWLSRILRHSPESAGLPLDANGWAGVDELLAQSTRKGHRFDHAMLDEVVAPNDKQRFALSEDGLRIRANQGHSVSIDLQLESCEPPEALYHSTPLPRWRDPSDCLKPMKRQHVHLSADRDTADRVGS is encoded by the coding sequence GTGGGTCAGTGGGCGGTGGCGTTGACCTGCGGCGTGATACCACCCGGAGACAGGATCACGGCTCGCCTCGCGGCAAGTAGAATCCACCCACCGCCAAGGAAAGATAGGAACGAGCACGAACGGAAATCCATCGGCAAGTGGCTGTCGCGGATCCTGCGCCACAGCCCGGAAAGCGCCGGCCTGCCCCTCGACGCCAATGGCTGGGCGGGCGTCGACGAACTACTCGCGCAGTCAACTCGCAAGGGCCACCGCTTCGACCACGCCATGCTCGACGAAGTGGTCGCGCCCAACGACAAGCAACGCTTTGCACTCAGCGAGGACGGCCTGCGCATCCGCGCCAACCAGGGGCACTCGGTCAGCATCGATCTGCAACTGGAGTCGTGCGAGCCACCCGAAGCGCTCTATCACAGTACGCCCCTACCGCGATGGCGGGATCCTTCAGATTGCCTAAAGCCCATGAAGCGCCAGCACGTGCACCTGAGCGCGGACCGTGATACCGCCGACCGGGTCGGCTCGTGA
- a CDS encoding IclR family transcriptional regulator, with protein sequence MTDAPRASLPPLAPPIVASPAKRIEAFTGDPNFMTSLARGLAVIHAFQERKRHLTIAQISHRTEIPRAAVRRCLHTLMKLGYVTSDGRTYSLLPKVLTLGHAYLSSTPLAVTAQPILDRLSEQLHEACSMATLEGDEILYIARSATPQRLISVDLSVGSRLPAYCTSMGRILLAGMDDEALEDYLAHADLQVKTSRTVHTPEMLRASIAEIRQQGWVIIDQELEVGLRSIAVPLKDSAGQVLAALNVGTHAGRVSRHELETRFLPVLLEASRELGTRLFH encoded by the coding sequence ATGACCGACGCTCCCCGTGCCAGCCTGCCGCCCCTAGCGCCGCCGATCGTCGCATCGCCGGCCAAGCGGATCGAAGCCTTCACCGGCGATCCGAACTTCATGACCTCGCTGGCCCGTGGCCTGGCGGTCATCCATGCGTTCCAGGAGCGCAAGCGCCATCTGACCATCGCGCAGATCAGCCACCGTACCGAGATTCCCCGCGCCGCCGTGCGCCGTTGCCTGCATACGCTGATGAAGCTGGGTTACGTCACCTCGGACGGCCGCACCTATTCGCTGCTGCCGAAGGTGCTCACCCTTGGTCACGCCTATCTGTCGTCCACGCCGCTGGCGGTCACCGCGCAGCCGATCCTCGATCGCCTGAGCGAGCAACTGCACGAAGCCTGCTCGATGGCGACCCTGGAGGGTGACGAAATTCTTTACATCGCCCGCTCCGCAACGCCGCAGCGGCTGATCTCCGTGGACCTGAGCGTGGGTAGCCGGCTACCGGCCTATTGCACGTCGATGGGGCGCATCCTGCTCGCGGGGATGGACGACGAAGCCCTGGAGGACTACCTGGCCCACGCGGACCTGCAGGTGAAGACCAGTCGTACCGTACACACCCCGGAAATGCTGCGGGCCAGCATCGCGGAGATCCGCCAGCAGGGCTGGGTGATCATCGACCAGGAGCTGGAGGTCGGCCTGCGCTCCATCGCCGTGCCGCTGAAGGATTCTGCCGGCCAGGTGCTCGCCGCGCTGAACGTTGGCACCCACGCAGGCCGGGTCTCCCGCCATGAGCTGGAAACGCGCTTCCTGCCGGTACTGCTGGAGGCCAGCCGCGAGCTGGGCACGCGACTGTTCCACTGA
- a CDS encoding helix-turn-helix domain-containing protein — MWAVIEQLRDKPVPVFRLYGETSVWPTPDLIHCESIASRSRLHDWEIRPHRHGDLVQLLYVQSGAAELEVEGRVTSIREASLQVTPALAVHGFRFAEDVQGWVLSMGLPLAEQLGRLLESSVLEQPGCFVVGEGRRHLDSLFESIDSEYAQQSPGRDLMLQSLLNVLLVWLSRQALAQSRAETSQQDRGVEHVQAFARLLERDFRLHRPIEHYAAALGISAAHLNALCRRLAGQSALQMIHQRLLLEAKRQLVYTTQTIQQVSDDLGFSEPAYFSRFFKRFAGMSPRAFREPR; from the coding sequence ATGTGGGCGGTGATCGAACAACTGCGCGACAAACCAGTCCCGGTGTTCCGGCTGTACGGCGAGACATCCGTGTGGCCAACGCCGGACCTGATCCACTGTGAGTCCATCGCCTCGCGCAGCCGTTTGCACGACTGGGAAATCCGTCCCCATCGCCACGGCGATCTGGTGCAGTTGCTTTATGTGCAGTCCGGTGCGGCGGAGCTGGAGGTGGAGGGGCGGGTGACGTCGATCCGCGAGGCGTCGCTGCAGGTGACGCCGGCGCTCGCCGTGCATGGCTTTCGCTTCGCCGAGGATGTGCAGGGCTGGGTGTTGAGCATGGGCCTGCCGCTGGCCGAGCAACTTGGCCGGCTGCTGGAGAGTTCGGTGCTGGAGCAGCCGGGCTGCTTCGTGGTGGGTGAGGGGCGGCGGCACCTGGATTCGCTGTTCGAGTCGATCGATAGCGAGTACGCGCAGCAATCGCCGGGACGCGACCTGATGCTGCAGTCGCTGCTCAATGTGCTGTTGGTGTGGCTCAGCCGTCAGGCGCTTGCGCAGTCTCGCGCGGAAACCAGCCAGCAGGATCGTGGCGTCGAGCATGTGCAGGCATTCGCCCGGCTGCTGGAGCGCGACTTCCGTTTACACCGCCCCATCGAGCACTACGCGGCGGCGCTGGGTATCAGCGCCGCGCACCTGAACGCGCTGTGCCGGCGGCTGGCCGGGCAGTCGGCGTTGCAGATGATCCACCAGCGCCTGCTGCTGGAGGCCAAGCGGCAACTGGTGTACACCACGCAGACTATCCAGCAGGTGTCCGATGACCTGGGCTTTTCCGAGCCGGCGTATTTTTCCCGCTTCTTCAAGCGCTTCGCCGGGATGTCGCCCCGTGCTTTCCGTGAACCACGTTGA
- a CDS encoding DUF2025 family protein has product MAITSSDICSAADDLCGFVGFNRKTGKYIVRFSEDSFGMDVAEDSIHPACEFVWAPKSGEVMILSRECLQILAAQNINDRLNLNEALLTYLRRTDLPEITAQRRLK; this is encoded by the coding sequence ATGGCCATCACTTCCAGCGACATCTGCAGCGCCGCCGACGACCTCTGCGGTTTCGTCGGCTTCAACCGCAAGACCGGCAAGTACATCGTGCGCTTCAGCGAGGATTCCTTCGGCATGGATGTCGCCGAAGACAGCATTCACCCGGCCTGTGAGTTCGTCTGGGCGCCAAAGTCCGGCGAGGTCATGATCCTTAGCCGCGAGTGCCTGCAGATACTCGCCGCGCAGAACATCAACGACCGCCTCAACCTGAACGAGGCGCTGCTGACCTATCTGCGCCGCACCGACCTGCCGGAAATCACAGCCCAGCGCCGCCTCAAGTAA
- the sfnG gene encoding dimethylsulfone monooxygenase SfnG, with protein MSQHPIRFAYWVPNVSGGLVVSKIEQRTHWDIDYNRQLARIAEDAGFDYALTQIRFTAGYGAEYQHESVAFSHALLASTERLKVIAAILPGPWTPALAAKQLATIDQLTGGRIAVNIVSGWFKGEFQAIGEPWLEHDERYRRSEEFIRALKGIWTEDAFTFTGDFYRFHDYNLKPKPLQRPHPEIFQGGSSRAARDMAARVSDWYFTNGNSVEGIQAQVDDIRAKAQANGHSVKIGVNAFVIARDSEEEARAVLAEIIAKADPEAVSAFGNAARQAGAASPEGEGNWARSSFEDLVQYNDGFKTNLIGTPQQIAERIVALKAVGVDLVLTGFLHFQEEVRYFGERVLPLVRELEKQRARQTVAA; from the coding sequence ATGAGCCAACATCCGATCCGCTTCGCCTACTGGGTACCGAACGTCAGTGGCGGCCTGGTGGTCAGCAAGATCGAGCAGCGCACCCACTGGGACATCGACTACAACCGCCAGCTCGCGCGCATCGCCGAAGATGCCGGATTCGACTACGCGCTGACGCAGATCCGCTTTACCGCTGGCTATGGCGCCGAGTACCAGCACGAGTCGGTTGCCTTCAGCCACGCCCTGCTCGCCTCCACCGAGAGACTCAAGGTGATCGCCGCCATTCTTCCCGGCCCCTGGACGCCCGCGCTGGCAGCCAAGCAACTGGCGACCATCGACCAGCTCACCGGTGGGCGCATTGCGGTGAATATCGTCAGCGGCTGGTTCAAGGGCGAGTTCCAGGCCATCGGCGAGCCGTGGCTGGAGCACGATGAACGCTACCGCCGCTCCGAAGAGTTCATCCGCGCCCTCAAGGGCATCTGGACCGAAGACGCCTTCACCTTCACCGGTGATTTCTACCGCTTCCACGACTACAACCTCAAACCCAAACCACTGCAGCGCCCGCACCCGGAGATTTTCCAGGGCGGCAGCTCGCGGGCCGCGCGAGACATGGCGGCGCGGGTATCGGATTGGTACTTCACCAACGGCAACAGTGTGGAAGGCATCCAGGCGCAGGTGGACGATATCCGCGCCAAGGCGCAGGCCAACGGGCACTCGGTGAAGATCGGCGTGAACGCCTTTGTCATCGCCCGCGACAGCGAGGAAGAGGCCCGCGCGGTGCTCGCCGAGATCATCGCCAAGGCCGACCCGGAAGCGGTAAGCGCCTTCGGCAATGCGGCAAGGCAAGCGGGCGCCGCATCGCCGGAAGGCGAAGGCAACTGGGCGCGGTCGAGTTTCGAGGACCTGGTGCAGTACAACGATGGTTTCAAGACAAACCTGATCGGCACACCGCAACAGATCGCCGAACGCATCGTCGCCCTCAAGGCCGTGGGCGTAGACCTGGTGCTGACGGGCTTCCTGCACTTCCAGGAAGAAGTTCGCTACTTCGGTGAGCGCGTGCTGCCGCTGGTACGCGAACTGGAGAAGCAGCGCGCCCGGCAAACCGTGGCGGCGTGA
- the zapE gene encoding cell division protein ZapE, with protein MIFDTETSAETVADRIRRRFAAALDERGYRADDAQQAAVEHLAIWLDDFLAGRHGFLRKPVAGVYLWGGVGRGKSFVMDNFFAAAPIQAKRRVHFHAFLQELQGRMLAFTGQSDPLVRVARVIAEETRLLCFDEFHVHDIGDAMLLGRMLKVLVDEGVGLVCTSNYQPENLCPNPLYRERFRPAIELIEKRFDVVSVDAGEDYREHSTSLEEWGSYLWPARADDLELIGSRLGLAQDARFDEVLSVNHHPLRVHAHDDHCAWMDFSEMFERPRSASDYLWLIERYPRMAVSGLGPLADYPPDVSMRFLNFIDIAYDRQLKLQLFASVSLEELAAGGAAVDFARTLSRMRQLKAEPLQLK; from the coding sequence TTGATTTTTGATACTGAAACATCCGCCGAAACGGTCGCCGACCGTATTCGGCGGCGCTTCGCGGCCGCGCTCGACGAACGCGGCTACCGTGCCGACGATGCCCAGCAGGCGGCGGTCGAGCACCTCGCCATATGGCTCGACGACTTCCTCGCAGGCCGTCATGGCTTCCTGCGCAAGCCGGTGGCGGGCGTTTACCTGTGGGGTGGTGTCGGGCGCGGCAAGAGCTTCGTCATGGACAACTTCTTTGCCGCCGCGCCGATCCAGGCCAAGCGCCGCGTGCACTTCCATGCCTTCCTGCAGGAGTTGCAGGGGCGCATGCTGGCCTTCACCGGGCAGTCCGACCCGCTGGTGCGGGTGGCCCGCGTGATCGCCGAAGAGACCCGGTTGCTGTGCTTCGACGAATTCCACGTCCACGATATCGGCGACGCCATGCTCCTGGGGCGCATGCTCAAGGTGCTGGTGGATGAGGGCGTGGGGCTGGTCTGCACCTCCAACTACCAGCCGGAAAACCTCTGCCCGAACCCGTTGTACCGCGAGCGCTTCCGCCCGGCCATCGAGTTGATCGAAAAACGCTTCGATGTGGTCTCGGTCGATGCCGGCGAGGATTACCGCGAACACAGCACTTCGCTGGAGGAGTGGGGCAGCTACCTGTGGCCGGCCCGCGCCGACGACCTCGAGCTGATCGGCTCGCGCCTGGGGCTGGCGCAGGATGCGCGTTTCGATGAGGTGTTGAGCGTCAATCACCATCCGCTGAGGGTGCATGCCCATGACGATCATTGTGCCTGGATGGACTTCAGCGAGATGTTCGAGCGCCCACGCTCGGCCAGCGACTACCTGTGGCTGATCGAGCGCTACCCGCGCATGGCTGTCAGCGGGCTCGGCCCGCTGGCGGACTATCCGCCGGACGTGAGCATGCGTTTCCTGAACTTCATCGACATCGCCTACGACCGCCAGTTGAAGCTGCAACTGTTCGCCAGCGTGTCGCTGGAGGAGCTTGCGGCGGGCGGTGCGGCGGTGGATTTCGCGCGCACGCTGAGTCGCATGCGGCAATTGAAGGCGGAGCCGCTGCAGTTGAAGTGA
- the ubiM gene encoding 5-demethoxyubiquinol-8 5-hydroxylase UbiM — MHVDIAIVGAGPAGLCLARSLSGHGLSIQLIERQPLASLAEPPEDGREIALTHASRAELHRLGLWGRIAEEEVAPLRDAQVLNGPSLFALRIEAGQAGAEQLGYLVPNQAIRRAAFDAVHECPDVSLVCGRALRSTRVERDGVVLTLDDGGEVRARLLVAADSRFSETRRMLGIGASMEDFGKTMMVCRMAHERAHQQVAWEWFGYGQTLALLPLNGDRSSVVLTLPQREMAPLLEMDESAFAREIERRFDRRLGTMQLLGPRHTYPLVGVFADRFAGPRSALIGDAAVGMHPVTAHGFNFGLQSQRRLATELLATHRRGGDIGGVWPLRRYAASHRLATWPLYQATRLIVGLYNDHRPPVRLLRNAGLRLAQGVSPLRQVIARHLTQGA, encoded by the coding sequence ATGCACGTGGATATCGCCATCGTTGGCGCCGGCCCCGCCGGGCTGTGCCTCGCACGCTCGCTGTCGGGTCACGGCCTGTCGATCCAGTTGATCGAACGACAGCCGCTGGCCAGCCTTGCCGAGCCGCCCGAGGATGGCCGTGAGATCGCCCTGACCCATGCTTCCCGCGCCGAACTGCACCGGCTCGGCTTGTGGGGGCGGATCGCCGAGGAAGAGGTGGCGCCGCTGCGCGATGCCCAGGTGCTCAACGGGCCGTCGCTGTTTGCCCTGCGTATCGAGGCGGGGCAGGCGGGCGCCGAGCAGCTCGGCTACCTGGTGCCGAACCAGGCGATCCGTCGTGCAGCTTTCGATGCGGTGCATGAATGCCCGGACGTTTCGCTGGTATGCGGGCGGGCGTTGCGCTCGACACGGGTTGAGCGCGATGGCGTGGTGCTGACACTGGACGACGGCGGCGAGGTGCGCGCGCGCCTGCTGGTCGCTGCCGACAGCCGCTTTTCCGAAACGCGTCGGATGCTCGGCATCGGCGCGAGCATGGAGGATTTCGGCAAGACCATGATGGTCTGCCGCATGGCTCACGAGCGCGCGCACCAGCAGGTGGCATGGGAATGGTTCGGCTACGGCCAGACCCTGGCACTGCTGCCGCTCAATGGTGATCGTTCGTCGGTGGTGTTGACGCTGCCGCAGCGCGAAATGGCGCCGTTGCTGGAGATGGATGAGTCGGCTTTCGCCCGCGAGATCGAACGTCGCTTCGATCGCCGCCTGGGCACGATGCAATTGCTCGGCCCACGGCATACCTATCCGTTGGTCGGCGTGTTCGCCGATCGCTTCGCAGGCCCGCGCAGCGCGCTGATCGGCGATGCGGCGGTGGGCATGCACCCGGTTACCGCTCACGGCTTCAATTTCGGCCTGCAGAGCCAGCGTCGCCTGGCGACCGAGCTGCTGGCCACCCATCGGCGTGGCGGTGATATTGGGGGTGTCTGGCCGTTGCGCCGCTACGCCGCCAGCCATCGCCTGGCGACCTGGCCGCTGTACCAGGCCACGCGGCTGATCGTCGGCCTGTACAACGACCATCGCCCGCCGGTGCGCCTGTTGCGCAATGCCGGTCTGCGTCTGGCCCAGGGCGTGTCGCCGCTGCGCCAGGTCATCGCACGTCATCTGACGCAGGGTGCGTAG